In Kineococcus sp. NBC_00420, a single genomic region encodes these proteins:
- a CDS encoding carbohydrate kinase family protein encodes MTDASLLCVGNLTIDDLVIDGRETTALGGDALFAALAARRTLTDVRMLAPMGSDLPSTLLGTVAELGIRVETSRPRTIPTVRNRVEYAADGSRTWHLLSGEEAFDVLSVYPADVTGEALSANGILVSAMSLRSQLTLGPWLRAQTDATIYLDLQEDYVAGNERELLDLLATCDVFLPSEVEAVALAGTTDLERAAEIFRDAGPDVVVVKTAERGCVIATADRTVLLPTEAVVPVDSTGAGDAFCGGFAAAHVAGADPVEAAGAGAAAARVAIGGHGVAGLLADLADLGSLA; translated from the coding sequence GTGACTGACGCGTCGCTGCTCTGCGTCGGGAACCTCACGATCGACGACCTCGTCATCGACGGACGGGAGACGACCGCCCTCGGCGGCGACGCCCTCTTCGCCGCGCTCGCCGCGCGTCGCACGCTCACCGACGTGCGGATGCTGGCGCCGATGGGTTCCGACCTGCCGTCGACGTTGCTGGGAACCGTCGCGGAACTCGGCATCAGGGTGGAGACCAGCCGGCCGCGGACCATCCCGACCGTGCGCAACCGCGTCGAGTACGCCGCCGACGGGTCGCGCACCTGGCACCTGCTCAGCGGTGAGGAGGCCTTCGACGTCCTCTCCGTGTACCCCGCGGACGTCACGGGTGAAGCGCTGTCCGCGAACGGGATCCTCGTCTCGGCCATGAGCCTGCGTTCCCAGCTCACCCTGGGGCCGTGGCTGCGTGCGCAGACCGACGCGACGATCTACCTGGACCTGCAGGAGGACTACGTCGCGGGGAACGAGCGGGAACTCCTGGACCTGCTGGCGACCTGCGACGTCTTCCTGCCCAGCGAGGTCGAGGCCGTCGCCCTGGCCGGCACGACCGATCTGGAGCGGGCGGCGGAGATCTTCCGCGACGCCGGCCCGGACGTCGTCGTCGTCAAGACCGCCGAACGCGGCTGCGTGATCGCCACCGCCGACCGGACGGTCCTCCTGCCGACCGAGGCCGTCGTCCCCGTCGACTCCACCGGGGCCGGCGACGCGTTCTGCGGGGGTTTCGCCGCCGCGCACGTCGCCGGTGCCGATCCGGTCGAGGCGGCGGGCGCGGGTGCCGCCGCGGCCCGGGTCGCGATCGGCGGCCACGGCGTCGCCGGTCTCCTCGCCGACCTCGCCGATCTGGGGAGCCTCGCGTGA
- a CDS encoding SIS domain-containing protein → MTSTPPSPFIGPNSPLDARQQEVVQRVSAAEHASIVALPSDHPLDPKRRARDEATYPELLAQPERIRETLAANDTALAELAGLIAGHDLDRVFVTGAGDSLAVAIAARQTLEQMLGVPCEPAQSLDLAYYLAPLLTPRSLVIALSSSGETTRTVEAALVAQHAGALTVAITNTPGSTLDAECGRTLLLKATRVGWPTQSSTTALALLLDLAVRVGRTTGRPGAEELAAHLERVPDLMERVIADVEEPLAVIAERERDADTFLFSAAGPSWGSAVIGAAKVKECTPDHAEAVQVEEFHHYNSLKAGEPIWIIAPAGPSVPRAVHTAAEAKRFGGRVYVITTEGVTGFDEVADRVITVPAVPEALSPLLTVLPAQLTGYLLAMAQFRAAENPGD, encoded by the coding sequence GTGACCAGCACGCCCCCCAGCCCCTTCATCGGCCCGAACAGCCCCCTCGACGCCCGTCAGCAGGAGGTCGTCCAGCGCGTCTCCGCCGCCGAGCACGCCTCGATCGTGGCCCTGCCCAGCGACCACCCGCTGGACCCGAAGCGGCGGGCCCGCGACGAGGCCACCTACCCGGAACTCCTGGCCCAGCCGGAGCGGATCCGGGAGACCCTCGCCGCCAACGACACGGCTCTCGCCGAGCTCGCCGGGCTGATCGCCGGGCACGACCTCGACCGCGTGTTCGTCACCGGTGCCGGGGACTCCCTCGCGGTCGCCATCGCCGCCCGCCAGACGCTCGAGCAGATGCTCGGCGTCCCCTGCGAACCCGCGCAGAGCCTCGACCTGGCCTACTACCTCGCGCCCCTGCTCACCCCGCGCAGCCTGGTCATCGCCCTCTCCAGCTCTGGTGAGACGACGCGGACCGTCGAGGCGGCCCTGGTCGCCCAGCACGCCGGCGCCCTCACGGTCGCGATCACCAACACCCCGGGCTCGACGCTGGACGCCGAGTGCGGCCGGACCCTGCTGCTCAAGGCCACGCGGGTCGGCTGGCCCACCCAGTCCTCCACGACGGCCCTGGCCCTGCTCCTCGACCTCGCCGTCCGGGTCGGTCGGACCACCGGCCGGCCCGGAGCGGAGGAACTCGCGGCACACCTCGAACGCGTCCCGGACCTCATGGAACGCGTCATCGCCGACGTCGAGGAACCCCTCGCGGTGATCGCCGAACGGGAACGGGACGCCGACACGTTCCTGTTCTCGGCGGCCGGCCCGAGCTGGGGTTCCGCCGTCATCGGCGCGGCCAAGGTCAAGGAGTGCACCCCCGACCACGCCGAGGCGGTCCAGGTCGAGGAGTTCCACCACTACAACTCCCTCAAGGCGGGGGAGCCGATCTGGATCATCGCGCCGGCCGGCCCGTCGGTGCCGCGCGCCGTGCACACCGCCGCCGAGGCCAAGCGGTTCGGGGGTCGCGTCTACGTCATCACGACCGAGGGGGTGACCGGGTTCGACGAGGTCGCGGACCGGGTGATCACCGTTCCGGCGGTCCCGGAGGCGCTCAGCCCGCTGCTGACCGTCCTCCCCGCGCAGCTCACCGGCTACCTCCTGGCCATGGCGCAGTTCCGCGCAGCGGAGAACCCCGGTGACTGA
- a CDS encoding BtpA/SgcQ family protein, which produces MSSSFRLVGVLHLPPLPGAVNYAGTPVREIAARAVEDALVLQRAGFTHVMVQDASDMPQAVRVDAPTVAALSVVGAAVTNSVYLPVGVVVGHNDGPSAVAIAHAVGARFVRVKVLTGVSIGPTGWIEGCAHDVAAVRRRIGADVEVWADVHEATSLALASTPGWAAREARDFGRADVLVVTRDSGVPDALTDIAELRALVPDVPFVVGGRVSLATIDATVAGADGAILGSAIKRSSAPDARVDPEVAARFGAALPTGTP; this is translated from the coding sequence GTGTCCTCCTCGTTCCGCCTCGTCGGGGTCTTGCACCTGCCGCCGCTACCCGGTGCCGTCAACTACGCCGGCACTCCCGTCCGCGAGATCGCCGCTCGCGCCGTCGAAGATGCCCTTGTCCTGCAACGGGCGGGCTTCACCCACGTGATGGTCCAGGACGCCAGCGACATGCCGCAGGCCGTCCGGGTCGACGCTCCCACCGTCGCCGCGCTCTCGGTGGTGGGTGCCGCCGTGACCAACTCGGTATACCTCCCTGTCGGGGTCGTCGTGGGCCACAACGACGGACCGAGCGCCGTCGCGATCGCCCACGCCGTCGGAGCCAGGTTCGTGCGGGTGAAGGTCCTCACCGGGGTCTCGATCGGCCCGACCGGCTGGATCGAGGGCTGCGCGCACGACGTCGCCGCGGTGAGGCGGCGGATCGGTGCCGACGTCGAGGTCTGGGCCGACGTCCACGAGGCCACGAGCCTCGCCCTCGCCTCCACCCCCGGGTGGGCCGCCCGGGAGGCCCGGGACTTCGGCCGCGCCGACGTCCTCGTCGTCACCCGCGACAGCGGCGTGCCCGACGCCCTCACCGACATCGCCGAGCTGCGCGCGCTCGTCCCCGACGTCCCCTTCGTCGTCGGCGGGCGCGTCTCCCTCGCCACCATCGACGCCACCGTGGCCGGTGCGGACGGCGCGATCCTCGGCAGCGCCATCAAGCGCTCCAGCGCCCCCGACGCCCGCGTCGACCCCGAGGTCGCCGCCCGCTTCGGCGCCGCCCTCCCGACGGGAACCCCGTGA
- a CDS encoding MarR family winged helix-turn-helix transcriptional regulator, translated as MTPSDPTLEPSGPKPVLRLLAAMDDEIARLYVERGMGHVRPRFVLPLLRLHHAGPMTVRALAGAVDVTQSAMSQTVAAMRTAGLVHSSPGADARTRTVDLTDAARSVVDFLDAEWRATEAAWDELQAEIAHPLQQSVDEMHAALARTSFGERIARRL; from the coding sequence GTGACACCTTCCGACCCGACCCTGGAACCCTCCGGCCCGAAGCCCGTCCTGCGGCTGCTGGCCGCCATGGACGACGAGATCGCCCGGCTCTACGTCGAGCGCGGGATGGGGCACGTCCGGCCACGGTTCGTCCTCCCGCTGCTGCGGTTGCACCACGCCGGACCGATGACGGTGCGGGCCCTCGCCGGCGCCGTCGACGTGACCCAGTCGGCGATGAGCCAGACCGTCGCGGCGATGCGGACGGCAGGTCTGGTGCACTCCTCCCCCGGCGCCGACGCCCGGACCCGGACCGTCGACCTCACCGACGCGGCACGTTCCGTCGTGGACTTCCTGGACGCGGAGTGGCGGGCCACCGAGGCGGCCTGGGACGAACTGCAGGCCGAGATCGCGCACCCCCTGCAGCAGAGCGTCGACGAGATGCACGCGGCCCTGGCCCGCACCTCGTTCGGCGAGCGGATCGCCCGCCGGTTGTGA
- a CDS encoding MFS transporter, translating into MIDLRPLRHAGFRRLWVSSTVTGISAQLAGTALLFQVQTSTGNTLLTGSVGALTATATVVGNLAGGALADRFDRRTVVLATTSISALAALGIAAAASGRRIEVLFCLVFLQTLAGSCGAPARRTFLRRLLPNPLVPAGVALLHLSFQIALLGGPAVGALLLATNGPTPAFVVDAASSVLALGFLRGLPRGRPGSTAGSPFAGVSEVWRRPVLRAVLLCDLLATVLAMPVAVFPQVAAARFGDGAAFGFFLTALAVGGVAAGLLSSRITSSPRPVRFVVAGGVAWGLALAGFGFVDSPAPSLLLLVVAGAADTVSVIARGSLVQRHAPDEVLGRVSALEGVVGVAGPGLGNLRTGAVSQFTSPGFSLVVGGLSAAAAILWTTRRRPRRRVGGGW; encoded by the coding sequence GTGATCGACCTGCGCCCGCTGCGCCACGCGGGGTTCCGGCGGCTGTGGGTGTCGTCGACGGTCACCGGGATCTCCGCCCAGCTGGCCGGCACCGCGCTGTTGTTCCAGGTGCAGACGAGCACCGGGAACACGCTCCTGACGGGCTCGGTGGGGGCCCTGACGGCCACGGCCACCGTGGTGGGGAACCTCGCGGGCGGGGCGCTGGCGGACCGCTTCGACCGGCGGACCGTCGTGCTGGCGACCACGTCGATCTCGGCGCTCGCCGCGCTGGGGATCGCCGCCGCGGCGAGCGGGCGACGGATCGAGGTCCTGTTCTGCCTGGTGTTCCTGCAGACCCTCGCGGGATCGTGCGGAGCTCCGGCCCGACGGACGTTCCTCCGGCGCCTCCTCCCCAACCCCCTCGTTCCCGCCGGGGTCGCCTTGCTGCACCTCTCGTTCCAGATCGCCCTGCTCGGCGGTCCCGCCGTCGGCGCCCTCCTGCTCGCCACGAACGGACCGACGCCCGCGTTCGTGGTCGACGCCGCGAGTTCCGTCCTCGCGCTGGGGTTCCTGCGGGGACTGCCGCGCGGCCGGCCGGGTTCCACCGCGGGCTCTCCGTTCGCAGGGGTCTCCGAGGTGTGGCGACGTCCGGTGCTGCGCGCCGTCCTGCTGTGCGACCTGCTGGCCACCGTCCTGGCGATGCCGGTGGCGGTGTTCCCCCAGGTCGCCGCGGCACGGTTCGGCGACGGCGCGGCGTTCGGGTTCTTCCTCACCGCGCTGGCCGTGGGGGGTGTCGCCGCCGGACTGCTGAGTTCCCGGATCACCTCGTCGCCGCGACCGGTGCGCTTCGTCGTCGCAGGCGGCGTCGCGTGGGGTCTCGCCCTGGCCGGTTTCGGGTTCGTCGACTCCCCTGCACCGTCCCTGCTGCTGCTCGTCGTGGCCGGCGCCGCCGACACGGTCTCGGTCATCGCGCGCGGATCGCTCGTGCAACGGCACGCGCCGGACGAGGTGCTGGGGAGGGTCAGCGCGCTGGAGGGAGTCGTCGGGGTCGCCGGACCCGGCCTGGGGAACCTCCGGACGGGGGCCGTCTCGCAGTTCACCTCGCCCGGATTCTCGCTGGTGGTCGGAGGGCTGAGCGCCGCGGCGGCGATCCTGTGGACGACCCGGCGCAGACCTCGGCGTCGTGTCGGTGGTGGCTGGTAG
- a CDS encoding HNH endonuclease — MDGITESLADLETRIDSGLPPAELIDIITALENSKRAHAALQAKATAAYAIQVRDAEENRDKTSAAISREVALARKCSPHTGGTWLGVADALTTEMPHTVQALRDGRICELTARDVVAQTTHVSAGHRAIVDAALTREFQRAGATRHAIRGSARALADQLDPAAAVERRRRAEGNRCVTLSPGEDSMTILRAVLPVDRGIACEITLRRDARALLENPDEERTESQIKADLLYERVTGAQIVTDAVPVEVQLIMTEETLLRGGNASASFVGIGPLAAAHARELVAHAADSDQAWIRRVYTTPDHNTLLAMDSTRRLFTKGLARFIRLRDQRCATPYCDAPVQHIDHVQPWSQGGSTTLDNGQGLCARCNYTKDLPGFRTLYDPETRVTTFITRTGHRYRREPPPALGHLTLPERRTSGRRASDFVVAA; from the coding sequence GTGGACGGGATCACGGAATCGCTCGCGGACCTCGAGACCCGCATCGACTCCGGCCTGCCCCCCGCCGAACTCATCGACATCATCACCGCCCTCGAGAACAGCAAACGCGCCCACGCCGCCCTCCAGGCCAAGGCCACCGCCGCCTACGCCATCCAGGTCCGTGACGCGGAGGAAAACCGCGACAAGACCTCCGCCGCCATCTCGCGCGAGGTCGCTCTCGCCCGCAAGTGCTCACCCCACACCGGCGGCACCTGGCTCGGCGTCGCCGACGCCCTCACCACAGAGATGCCCCACACCGTCCAAGCCCTGCGCGACGGCAGGATCTGCGAACTCACCGCCCGCGACGTCGTCGCCCAGACCACCCACGTCAGCGCCGGACACCGAGCGATCGTCGACGCTGCCCTCACCAGGGAGTTCCAACGCGCCGGCGCTACCCGCCACGCCATCAGGGGCTCCGCCCGCGCCCTCGCCGACCAACTCGACCCAGCCGCCGCCGTCGAACGCCGCCGCAGGGCCGAAGGCAACCGCTGCGTCACCCTCAGCCCCGGCGAAGACTCCATGACCATCCTGCGCGCCGTCCTCCCCGTCGACCGCGGCATCGCCTGCGAGATCACCCTGCGCCGCGACGCCCGCGCCCTCCTCGAGAACCCCGACGAGGAACGCACCGAATCCCAGATCAAGGCCGACCTCCTCTACGAACGCGTCACCGGCGCCCAGATCGTCACCGACGCCGTCCCCGTCGAGGTCCAACTCATCATGACCGAGGAAACCCTCCTCCGCGGCGGCAACGCGTCGGCCTCCTTCGTCGGCATCGGTCCCCTCGCCGCCGCCCACGCCCGCGAACTCGTCGCCCACGCCGCCGACAGCGACCAAGCCTGGATCCGGCGCGTCTACACCACCCCCGACCACAACACCCTCCTCGCGATGGACTCCACGAGGCGCCTCTTCACCAAGGGCCTCGCCAGGTTCATCCGGCTTCGCGACCAACGCTGCGCCACCCCCTACTGCGACGCCCCCGTCCAGCACATCGACCACGTCCAACCCTGGTCCCAGGGCGGAAGCACCACCCTCGACAACGGCCAAGGCCTTTGCGCCCGGTGCAACTACACCAAGGACCTCCCCGGGTTCAGAACCCTCTACGACCCGGAGACCCGAGTGACGACGTTCATCACCCGCACCGGCCACCGGTACCGTCGAGAACCACCACCGGCCCTCGGGCACCTCACCCTGCCCGAACGCCGGACGTCCGGCCGCCGGGCGAGTGACTTCGTGGTCGCCGCCTGA
- a CDS encoding tautomerase family protein: MAQFTVYGRDDVLRPLRSALSDTLHAAAVDVLGLPVTKRFHRFFPLSAEDFPTPEGRSERYTIVEVTMFAGRTVETKKAFYRRLFADFAEHLAIEPVDLEITIVETPRHDWGIRGRPGDELSLTYRVET; this comes from the coding sequence ATGGCTCAGTTCACGGTCTACGGCCGCGACGACGTGCTGCGCCCGTTGCGTTCCGCGCTGTCCGACACCCTGCACGCCGCAGCGGTGGACGTGCTCGGTCTCCCGGTGACCAAGCGGTTCCACCGCTTCTTCCCCCTGTCGGCCGAGGACTTCCCCACGCCGGAGGGCCGCAGCGAGCGGTACACCATCGTCGAGGTGACGATGTTCGCCGGCCGCACGGTCGAGACCAAGAAGGCGTTCTACCGACGGTTGTTCGCGGACTTCGCCGAACACCTCGCCATCGAACCCGTGGACCTCGAGATCACCATCGTCGAGACCCCACGCCACGACTGGGGGATCCGCGGCCGACCGGGGGACGAGCTCTCGCTCACCTACCGGGTGGAGACGTGA
- a CDS encoding bleomycin resistance protein, with the protein MADRALPNLPSRDLDATVAFYGAFGFEVAFRDEGWLILRRGEVQLEFFPFPSLVPSESSFMCTMRVADVDALWSAIAASGVPQTRRGIPRLVPVEQQTWGFRSGALIDLDGTQLTLIEDAG; encoded by the coding sequence ATGGCCGACCGGGCGCTGCCGAACCTCCCCTCCCGTGACCTCGACGCCACGGTGGCGTTCTACGGCGCGTTCGGTTTCGAGGTGGCGTTCCGCGACGAGGGCTGGTTGATCCTGCGCCGGGGCGAGGTGCAGCTGGAGTTCTTCCCGTTCCCCTCGCTGGTGCCTTCCGAGAGTTCGTTCATGTGCACGATGCGGGTGGCCGACGTCGACGCGCTCTGGTCGGCCATCGCCGCCTCCGGAGTGCCGCAGACCCGGCGAGGCATCCCGCGTCTGGTGCCCGTCGAGCAGCAGACGTGGGGGTTCCGCTCCGGGGCCCTCATCGACCTCGACGGGACCCAGTTGACGCTCATCGAGGACGCCGGGTAG
- a CDS encoding DUF3626 domain-containing protein produces MDGPAGRALAHVRSLARGGPLDPSVRVTVHFHPDRDAGGRSTLQALLDEGAYLSQFVTGTSNGGLTAHPGGERWTGESRLFGAAYDDAPPTARPVYGSLNHRSRPAGGSVRFGSAHLRLRPEVLARTTFCFPDSAAEPVDVGVRERCDLTALADTSGRDVLDDYVEAHVHGGLRLDRDVEALVLDPSFTGETRGFPAPVERHPGFALSRRDFSRPEVRAFRGPEVAAVGASLAAVVDPTVIGAASWTGEHDGQTLKRVWHCVARFGYNGDHGRPGAAEPPLP; encoded by the coding sequence GTGGACGGACCCGCCGGGAGAGCGCTCGCGCACGTGCGCAGCCTCGCGCGCGGTGGACCGCTCGACCCCTCGGTCCGCGTGACGGTGCACTTCCACCCCGACCGCGACGCCGGTGGGCGCAGCACCCTGCAGGCGTTGCTCGACGAGGGGGCCTACCTGTCCCAGTTCGTCACGGGCACCTCCAACGGCGGGCTCACCGCTCACCCCGGCGGGGAGCGGTGGACCGGGGAGAGCCGCCTCTTCGGCGCCGCCTACGACGACGCGCCGCCCACCGCCCGACCGGTCTACGGATCGCTGAACCACCGTTCCCGCCCCGCGGGGGGATCCGTCCGGTTCGGGTCCGCGCACCTGCGGCTGAGGCCCGAGGTGCTGGCGCGCACCACCTTCTGCTTCCCCGACTCCGCCGCGGAACCGGTCGACGTCGGGGTGCGCGAACGGTGCGACCTCACGGCGCTCGCGGACACGTCCGGGCGCGACGTCCTCGACGACTACGTCGAGGCCCACGTGCACGGGGGTCTGCGCCTCGACCGCGACGTCGAGGCGCTGGTGCTCGACCCGTCGTTCACCGGCGAGACCCGCGGGTTCCCCGCACCCGTCGAGCGGCACCCGGGGTTCGCGCTGTCCCGCCGCGACTTCTCCCGTCCCGAGGTGCGTGCGTTCCGGGGCCCCGAGGTCGCGGCGGTGGGCGCGTCACTGGCGGCGGTGGTGGACCCGACCGTCATCGGTGCCGCGAGCTGGACGGGTGAGCACGACGGGCAGACCCTGAAACGGGTCTGGCACTGCGTCGCGCGGTTCGGGTACAACGGAGACCATGGCCGACCGGGCGCTGCCGAACCTCCCCTCCCGTGA
- a CDS encoding DinB family protein: MTLVPYTAGEKPSLVASLQRHREAVLWKLEGLDDEQLRRRVVGSDMTLLGTVKHLASTEYSWFCSTFDRPSDEIPSEVLDEDPQADWRIHPWETTEGVLSYYERARAAADEAIRELKVTERGTSWNGNRVTMRWVLIHMIEETARHAGHADLVRELVDGRTGDHREFTTDVS, from the coding sequence ATGACGCTCGTTCCCTACACCGCGGGAGAGAAGCCGAGTCTGGTGGCCAGCCTGCAGCGTCACCGCGAGGCGGTCCTCTGGAAGCTCGAAGGCCTCGACGACGAACAACTGCGACGGCGGGTCGTGGGCTCGGACATGACGCTGCTCGGCACGGTGAAGCACCTCGCCTCCACGGAGTACAGCTGGTTCTGCTCGACGTTCGACCGCCCCAGCGACGAGATCCCGTCCGAGGTGCTGGACGAGGACCCGCAGGCCGACTGGCGGATCCACCCGTGGGAGACCACCGAGGGGGTCCTGTCGTACTACGAGCGGGCCCGTGCCGCGGCCGACGAGGCCATCCGGGAGCTGAAGGTCACCGAACGCGGGACGTCCTGGAACGGGAACCGCGTGACCATGCGCTGGGTCCTGATCCACATGATCGAGGAGACCGCCCGCCACGCCGGTCACGCCGACCTCGTCCGCGAACTCGTCGACGGCCGGACGGGCGATCACCGGGAGTTCACCACCGACGTCTCCTGA
- a CDS encoding methyl-accepting chemotaxis protein produces MAFSFRPRTLRSQLLLPGVGAVVVTAGLMSALSAVQVGGLSRDTAADVRTLSEQSLHDAGTQVQTTVATQASAVQSMLDSDLRVTTDRLAQHGAPSLVDTATWTATNQTTKDKTSVTLPRLEFGGTWLGQQADPAATVPGLDEAARLTGAATTVFQKMNDAGDMLRVATTVVGTSGSRAIGTYIPATNADGAQNAVVKALMAGETYHGTATVVDKPYVTVYEPLKVGDEVVGAVFVGLPQADVTAELRKALTGATVGSSGYYAVFSDGAASSGTAVVAPKGGQDGDAMADATDADGEPYVKDLLATAKGLPAGEFTTKHVTLDSGGYTVGLSRYPAYNWVITSWLPDADTAAVTDRITAGGHSLVRNTIVLGVVVALLMAGVIAAMARTLVRRIGRLTEVLRRVAGRDLSAEVLEPGTEHADDELGAMGRALDEATGAVRDALSAMSSGAARVTGAAGALDGAGDRLAGAADSTAQEIVRVTGDATSVSAGVHEVSDAVEQLRAAADEVSATTSTVTVVAADAVQLAHAATGTVERLGASSQQIADVLRTITAIAAQTNLLALNATIEAARAGEAGAGFAVVADEVKELARQTAQATEEIAPTLNAVQAEAAAVRSDIARISETIAHIDELQATIAAAVAEQLATTTSVSGTLHAAAERSSGIAVALEGTAGAVQGTTEEVRSVRNQVDDLAAVAGTLDEQVRQFTLR; encoded by the coding sequence GTGGCCTTCTCCTTCCGACCCCGAACCCTGCGCTCCCAGCTCCTGCTCCCCGGCGTGGGCGCCGTCGTCGTCACCGCCGGTCTGATGAGCGCGCTGTCGGCGGTGCAGGTCGGTGGCCTGTCGCGGGACACCGCCGCCGACGTGCGCACGCTGTCGGAGCAGTCGCTGCACGACGCCGGGACCCAGGTCCAGACCACCGTGGCGACCCAGGCCTCGGCCGTGCAGTCGATGCTGGACTCCGACCTGCGCGTCACCACCGACCGGCTCGCGCAGCACGGGGCGCCGTCGTTGGTGGACACCGCCACCTGGACGGCCACGAACCAGACCACCAAGGACAAGACGTCGGTCACGCTGCCCCGCCTGGAGTTCGGCGGCACGTGGCTCGGTCAGCAGGCAGACCCGGCGGCCACGGTGCCGGGTCTGGACGAGGCGGCCCGCCTGACGGGTGCGGCGACGACGGTGTTCCAGAAGATGAACGACGCCGGGGACATGCTGCGGGTCGCCACGACCGTCGTCGGCACCAGCGGGTCCCGCGCCATCGGCACGTACATCCCGGCCACGAACGCCGACGGCGCCCAGAACGCCGTCGTCAAGGCACTGATGGCCGGCGAGACTTACCACGGCACCGCGACCGTCGTCGACAAGCCGTACGTCACCGTCTACGAGCCGCTGAAGGTCGGCGACGAGGTCGTCGGCGCGGTCTTCGTCGGTCTCCCCCAGGCCGACGTCACCGCCGAGCTGCGCAAGGCGCTCACGGGCGCGACGGTCGGGTCCAGCGGCTACTACGCGGTGTTCTCGGACGGGGCCGCCTCGAGCGGCACCGCGGTCGTCGCGCCGAAGGGCGGCCAGGACGGTGACGCCATGGCCGACGCGACCGACGCCGACGGCGAGCCGTACGTGAAGGACCTGCTCGCGACCGCGAAGGGGTTGCCGGCCGGGGAGTTCACGACGAAGCACGTGACCCTGGACTCCGGCGGCTACACCGTCGGCCTCTCCCGCTACCCGGCCTACAACTGGGTCATCACCAGCTGGCTGCCCGACGCCGACACCGCCGCCGTCACCGACCGCATCACCGCGGGCGGGCACAGCCTGGTCCGCAACACCATCGTGCTGGGCGTCGTGGTGGCCCTGCTCATGGCCGGCGTCATCGCGGCGATGGCCCGCACGCTGGTCCGCCGGATCGGCCGGCTCACCGAGGTCCTGCGCCGCGTCGCCGGCCGCGACCTCTCCGCCGAGGTCCTCGAACCCGGCACCGAGCACGCCGACGACGAACTCGGCGCGATGGGTCGGGCGCTGGACGAGGCCACCGGCGCCGTCCGCGACGCGCTGAGCGCGATGAGTTCGGGCGCCGCCCGGGTCACCGGCGCCGCGGGTGCCCTCGACGGGGCCGGCGACCGGCTGGCGGGTGCGGCCGACTCCACCGCGCAGGAGATCGTCCGGGTCACCGGGGACGCCACGTCCGTCTCCGCCGGGGTCCACGAGGTCTCCGACGCCGTCGAGCAGCTGCGTGCGGCCGCGGACGAGGTGTCCGCGACGACGAGCACCGTGACCGTCGTCGCGGCCGACGCGGTGCAGCTGGCGCACGCCGCCACCGGCACCGTCGAACGGCTCGGGGCGAGTTCGCAGCAGATCGCGGACGTCCTGCGCACCATCACCGCGATCGCCGCGCAGACGAACCTGCTGGCGCTGAACGCGACCATCGAGGCCGCCCGCGCCGGGGAGGCCGGTGCCGGTTTCGCGGTCGTGGCCGACGAGGTCAAGGAACTGGCCCGCCAGACCGCGCAGGCCACCGAGGAGATCGCGCCGACCCTGAACGCCGTGCAGGCGGAGGCGGCGGCCGTCCGCTCCGACATCGCCCGGATCTCCGAGACGATCGCGCACATCGACGAACTGCAGGCCACCATCGCCGCGGCCGTCGCCGAGCAGCTCGCGACGACCACCTCGGTCAGCGGGACCCTGCACGCCGCGGCGGAACGGTCCAGCGGGATCGCGGTCGCGCTCGAGGGGACCGCCGGGGCCGTCCAGGGCACGACCGAGGAGGTCCGTTCGGTCCGGAACCAGGTCGACGACCTCGCCGCGGTCGCCGGGACCCTGGACGAGCAGGTGCGTCAGTTCACGTTGCGCTGA